One stretch of Hymenobacter chitinivorans DSM 11115 DNA includes these proteins:
- the lpdA gene encoding dihydrolipoyl dehydrogenase codes for MALQYDLVVIGSGPGGYVAAIRASQLGLKVGVVERESLGGICLNWGCIPTKALLKTAQVYEYLQHAQDYGLTVGEKGFDFEAVIKRSRGVADGMSKGINFLFKKNKIETVSGVGKLLAPGKVEVTKEDGSKETVEAKHIILATGARSRELPALPIDGQKIIGYRQAMVLPALPKKMVVVGSGAIGVEFAYFYRTMGTEVTLVEYLPRIVPVEDEEVSRQMEKSFKKIGIEVMTSAEVTKVDTSGAGCNVTIKTAKGDQQIACDVVLSAAGVVTNLENLGLEELGIKVEKGRVIVDDYYQTNVPGIYAIGDIVPGPALAHVASAEGIICVEQITGHHPEPLNYQNIPGCTYAQPEIASVGLTEKEARDKGFDVLVGKFPFSASGKASAAGAKDGFVKVIFDKKYGEWLGAHMIGSNVTEMIAEVVVARKLETTGHEIIKSVHPHPTMSEAVMEAAAAAYGEVIHL; via the coding sequence ATGGCATTGCAATACGACCTGGTCGTTATCGGCAGCGGCCCCGGAGGCTACGTGGCTGCTATTCGGGCTTCCCAGCTCGGCTTGAAAGTAGGCGTGGTAGAGCGCGAGTCGCTCGGCGGAATCTGCCTCAACTGGGGCTGCATCCCCACCAAGGCCCTGCTGAAAACGGCCCAGGTGTATGAGTACCTCCAGCACGCCCAGGACTACGGTCTGACGGTGGGCGAGAAGGGCTTCGACTTCGAGGCCGTCATCAAGCGCAGCCGCGGCGTGGCCGATGGCATGAGCAAAGGCATCAACTTCCTCTTCAAGAAGAACAAGATTGAAACCGTGTCGGGCGTGGGCAAGCTGCTGGCCCCGGGCAAGGTGGAAGTAACCAAAGAAGACGGCTCGAAGGAAACCGTCGAAGCCAAGCACATCATTCTGGCCACCGGAGCCCGCTCGCGCGAGCTGCCCGCGTTGCCGATTGACGGCCAGAAAATAATCGGCTACCGCCAGGCCATGGTACTGCCCGCCCTGCCCAAGAAAATGGTCGTGGTGGGCTCGGGTGCCATCGGCGTCGAGTTTGCCTACTTCTACCGCACCATGGGCACCGAGGTAACGCTGGTGGAATACCTGCCCCGCATCGTGCCCGTGGAAGACGAAGAAGTGTCGCGGCAGATGGAGAAGTCGTTCAAGAAAATCGGCATTGAGGTCATGACCTCGGCCGAGGTAACGAAGGTGGACACCAGCGGCGCGGGCTGCAACGTGACCATCAAAACGGCCAAGGGCGACCAGCAGATTGCCTGCGACGTGGTGCTGAGCGCCGCCGGCGTGGTTACCAACCTCGAAAACCTGGGCCTCGAAGAGCTGGGCATCAAGGTGGAAAAGGGCCGCGTCATCGTCGACGACTACTACCAGACCAATGTGCCCGGCATCTACGCCATCGGCGACATCGTGCCCGGCCCGGCGCTGGCCCACGTGGCTTCGGCCGAGGGTATCATCTGCGTCGAGCAGATTACCGGCCACCACCCCGAGCCGCTCAACTACCAGAACATTCCCGGCTGCACCTATGCCCAGCCCGAAATTGCCTCGGTGGGCCTCACCGAGAAAGAAGCCCGCGACAAAGGCTTCGACGTGCTGGTGGGCAAGTTCCCGTTCTCGGCCTCAGGCAAGGCTTCGGCCGCCGGCGCCAAAGACGGCTTCGTGAAGGTTATCTTCGACAAGAAGTACGGCGAGTGGCTCGGCGCCCACATGATTGGCTCCAACGTGACGGAAATGATTGCCGAGGTAGTCGTAGCCCGCAAGCTCGAAACCACCGGCCACGAAATCATCAAGTCGGTGCACCCGCACCCCACCATGTCGGAAGCCGTGATGGAAGCCGCCGCCGCTGCTTACGGGGAGGTAATTCACCTGTAA
- a CDS encoding tetratricopeptide repeat protein, whose protein sequence is MRQLLPLLLLTLLGCSTTRYFDSGQQKFNAANYRGAVADFDKALAADTTNWRYFLARGMSYYQLDQYDKAQPDLEKALAFGVPDMQLYTYLGGLQNTLGHHQEAKGYYERAVALDSLDSYALNGLAWTYNNLNENALALKYFSKTLAVRPNDVGALNCRAVLYRKTGDYKSALQDYAQALKLAPGSSDTYSNIGFLYLEQDKLASALEYFNEALRLSPGHAYALTNRATCRLRMGTPAAALTDVQAALQFNSQNGYAYMTRGKIYAALAQPRASCRDFHSADSLGLFGIYRTELDSLLHTCRR, encoded by the coding sequence ATGCGCCAACTGTTACCCTTGCTCCTGCTTACCCTGCTCGGCTGCAGCACCACTCGGTATTTCGACAGTGGTCAGCAGAAATTCAACGCGGCCAATTACCGCGGCGCCGTGGCGGATTTTGACAAGGCCTTGGCCGCCGATACTACCAACTGGCGCTATTTCCTGGCCCGGGGCATGAGCTACTACCAGCTGGATCAGTACGACAAAGCTCAGCCCGACCTGGAAAAAGCCTTGGCGTTTGGCGTGCCCGATATGCAGCTCTACACCTACCTCGGTGGCCTGCAGAACACGCTGGGCCACCACCAGGAAGCCAAAGGCTACTACGAGCGCGCCGTGGCCCTCGACTCGCTCGATTCCTACGCCCTCAACGGGCTGGCCTGGACCTATAACAACCTGAACGAAAACGCGCTGGCCCTCAAATACTTCAGCAAAACCCTGGCCGTGCGGCCCAACGACGTGGGTGCCCTCAACTGCCGGGCCGTGCTCTACCGCAAAACCGGGGACTACAAAAGCGCCCTGCAGGACTACGCCCAGGCCCTGAAGCTGGCCCCTGGCTCCAGTGACACGTATTCCAACATCGGTTTTCTGTACCTGGAGCAGGACAAGCTCGCCTCGGCCCTGGAGTACTTCAACGAGGCCCTGCGCCTGTCCCCGGGCCATGCCTACGCCCTGACCAACCGCGCCACCTGCCGGCTGCGCATGGGCACGCCCGCCGCAGCCCTGACCGACGTGCAGGCCGCGCTGCAGTTCAACTCCCAGAATGGCTACGCCTACATGACCCGGGGCAAAATCTACGCGGCCCTGGCTCAGCCCCGGGCCAGCTGCCGCGACTTCCACTCGGCCGACTCCCTGGGCCTGTTTGGCATCTACCGCACCGAGCTGGATTCGTTGCTGCACACCTGCCGGCGCTAA
- a CDS encoding energy transducer TonB, translated as MPSFRGGLVLLIFCWSAAAFGQTRPAKPDTAAAKHYTYTETMPEFPGGQPRLLALIRDSLRYPPQALRDGLQGKVIMAFTVDATGAFTNLTVKQGLRADLDAEALRLLRQLAPIRWQPGTQNGRPVAVQYTVPVTFSINHESQPLQPDSLDAAPGPTIVLPSRSWPGGRTSLPADKGVIYGSCVQRLGFSSGGLGQYVRLQNLTTHKVVRILVKPVMRSRPENEFCVALPPGRAALYSYEYSYGVEQVRKLHNGPALADTRYTFEVRPGQLHYVGTWDFRQPFQPRFQRDKATLDQLLQAANPGLPLAEALETLPK; from the coding sequence ATGCCCTCTTTCCGTGGCGGCCTGGTGCTGCTGATTTTCTGCTGGTCTGCTGCCGCTTTCGGCCAAACCAGGCCCGCCAAGCCCGACACGGCCGCGGCCAAGCACTACACCTACACCGAGACGATGCCGGAGTTTCCCGGCGGCCAGCCCCGGCTGCTGGCTCTTATCCGCGACAGTCTGCGCTACCCGCCCCAAGCCCTGCGCGACGGGCTCCAGGGCAAAGTCATCATGGCCTTTACCGTGGATGCTACCGGCGCCTTTACCAACCTGACCGTGAAACAAGGCCTGCGGGCCGACCTGGATGCCGAAGCCCTGCGCCTGCTGCGGCAGCTGGCCCCCATCCGCTGGCAGCCCGGCACCCAGAACGGTCGGCCCGTGGCGGTGCAGTACACGGTGCCCGTCACCTTCAGCATCAACCATGAGTCCCAGCCCTTGCAGCCCGATTCGCTCGACGCGGCACCCGGACCGACCATCGTGCTGCCCAGCCGAAGCTGGCCGGGCGGCCGGACTTCGCTGCCCGCCGACAAGGGCGTCATTTATGGCAGCTGCGTGCAGCGCTTAGGTTTCAGCAGCGGCGGCCTGGGCCAATACGTGCGCCTGCAGAACCTGACGACGCACAAAGTAGTCCGGATTCTGGTAAAGCCAGTGATGCGCAGCCGCCCGGAAAACGAGTTTTGCGTGGCTCTGCCGCCGGGCCGGGCCGCCCTCTACAGCTACGAGTATAGCTACGGCGTGGAGCAGGTGCGCAAGCTCCACAACGGCCCCGCCCTGGCCGACACCCGCTACACGTTCGAGGTACGGCCCGGGCAACTGCACTACGTGGGCACCTGGGACTTCCGCCAGCCGTTCCAGCCCCGGTTCCAGCGCGACAAAGCCACCCTGGACCAGCTGCTGCAAGCCGCTAATCCGGGTTTGCCGCTGGCTGAAGCCCTGGAAACGCTGCCGAAGTAG
- a CDS encoding replication-associated recombination protein A, which produces MATGSLFDSEPSSSAASTRPPVAANAPLAERRRPRTLDEYAGQQHLIGPEGVLRRYLNAKRLPSLILWGPPGVGKTTLAHLLAEALGQPFAALSAVNAGVKDVRDVIEKARRQRGTVLFIDEIHRFSKSQQDALLGAVEQGIVTLIGATTENPSFEVIPAVLSRAQVYVLEPLSKDVLTELVDKALAEDDILKQKKVRVAEYGALLMISGGDARKLLNLLEIVVESSRPDPATGEIVITDALVQQLAQQNLARYDKGGEMHYDVISAFIKSIRGSDPNAALYWLAVMLEGGEDVKFIARRLLILASEDVGNANPNALMLAQSCFQAVTVIGMPESDIILGQTVVYLATSPKSNASYKGIREARALVRQQGVQPVPIPLRNAPTKLMKELGYGDQYQYSHDHAGNFAYQEFLPAALSGTVFYHPGDNPAEHKMQERLRQWWGQKYGY; this is translated from the coding sequence ATGGCTACCGGCTCCCTTTTCGACTCCGAACCTTCTTCCTCCGCCGCCTCCACCCGCCCGCCCGTAGCGGCCAACGCGCCCCTGGCCGAGCGGCGCCGCCCCCGCACCCTTGACGAGTACGCCGGGCAGCAGCACCTCATCGGGCCCGAGGGCGTGCTGCGCCGCTACCTCAACGCCAAGCGCCTGCCCTCCCTGATTTTGTGGGGCCCGCCCGGCGTGGGCAAAACCACCCTGGCCCACCTGCTGGCTGAGGCTCTGGGCCAACCTTTCGCCGCCCTGAGCGCCGTCAATGCCGGGGTGAAGGACGTGCGCGACGTCATCGAGAAGGCCCGGCGGCAGCGGGGTACGGTGCTGTTTATCGACGAAATTCACCGCTTCAGCAAGTCCCAGCAGGATGCCTTGCTGGGCGCCGTCGAGCAGGGCATCGTCACGCTCATCGGGGCCACCACCGAGAATCCGTCGTTCGAGGTAATTCCGGCCGTGCTCAGCCGGGCCCAGGTCTACGTGCTGGAGCCTTTGAGCAAGGACGTGCTGACCGAGCTGGTCGACAAGGCCCTGGCCGAGGACGACATTCTTAAGCAGAAGAAGGTGCGCGTGGCTGAATACGGGGCTTTGCTCATGATTTCGGGCGGCGACGCGCGCAAGCTGCTCAACCTGCTGGAAATCGTGGTGGAATCGAGCCGGCCCGACCCGGCCACCGGCGAAATCGTCATTACCGACGCGCTGGTGCAGCAGCTGGCCCAGCAAAACCTGGCCCGCTACGACAAAGGCGGCGAAATGCACTACGACGTCATTTCGGCCTTTATCAAGAGCATCCGCGGCTCCGACCCCAACGCGGCCCTTTACTGGCTGGCCGTCATGCTCGAAGGCGGGGAGGATGTCAAATTCATTGCCCGCCGCCTGCTCATCCTGGCTTCCGAAGACGTGGGCAACGCCAACCCCAACGCCCTGATGCTGGCCCAGAGCTGCTTCCAGGCCGTGACGGTCATCGGCATGCCCGAGTCCGACATTATCCTGGGCCAGACGGTGGTGTATTTGGCCACGTCGCCCAAGAGCAACGCCAGCTACAAGGGCATCCGGGAAGCCCGGGCCCTGGTGCGGCAGCAGGGTGTGCAGCCCGTACCCATTCCGCTGCGCAACGCCCCCACCAAGCTGATGAAAGAGCTGGGCTACGGCGACCAGTACCAGTACTCCCACGACCACGCCGGCAACTTCGCCTACCAGGAATTCCTGCCCGCCGCCCTGAGCGGCACCGTGTTCTACCACCCCGGCGACAACCCCGCCGAGCACAAGATGCAGGAGCGCCTGCGCCAGTGGTGGGGTCAGAAGTACGGGTATTAA
- a CDS encoding purine-nucleoside phosphorylase, giving the protein MQDLREAAAHIRQLIGDFQPEFGIILGTGLGALVHDIDIAFTLPYAQIPHFPVSTVESHSGNLLAGTLAGRRVLVMQGRFHYYEGYTMPQVVFPVRVMKLLGIQKLFVSNASGGLHPDYNYGDLMLIEDHINLQPTNPLVGKNLDELGPRFPDMLEPYSHALLSQAQEAAQQLGFADKVRRGVYASLPGPMLETPAEYRYLRTIGADAVGMSTVPEVIAAVHLGLPVLAISVITDLCSPGKLKRVEIADILRVAAEAEPRLTALLRTVLEQQG; this is encoded by the coding sequence ATGCAAGACCTCCGCGAAGCTGCCGCCCACATCCGCCAACTCATTGGCGACTTTCAGCCCGAATTCGGCATCATTCTCGGCACCGGCCTCGGCGCCCTGGTCCACGATATTGATATTGCCTTTACGCTGCCCTATGCCCAGATTCCGCACTTTCCGGTGTCGACGGTGGAAAGCCATTCGGGCAATTTGCTGGCCGGCACGCTGGCCGGGCGCCGGGTGCTGGTCATGCAAGGCCGCTTTCACTACTACGAAGGCTACACGATGCCCCAGGTGGTGTTTCCGGTGCGGGTCATGAAGCTGCTGGGTATCCAGAAGCTGTTTGTGAGCAACGCCTCGGGCGGCCTGCATCCCGACTATAACTACGGGGACCTGATGCTCATTGAGGACCACATCAACCTGCAGCCGACCAACCCGCTGGTGGGCAAAAACCTCGACGAGCTGGGCCCGCGCTTCCCCGACATGCTGGAGCCCTACAGCCACGCCCTGCTGAGCCAGGCCCAGGAAGCGGCCCAGCAGTTGGGCTTCGCCGATAAGGTGCGGCGCGGGGTCTACGCCAGCCTGCCCGGCCCCATGCTCGAAACGCCCGCCGAATACCGCTACCTGCGCACCATCGGGGCCGACGCGGTGGGCATGAGCACCGTGCCCGAGGTTATTGCCGCCGTGCACCTGGGCCTGCCCGTGCTGGCCATTTCCGTCATCACCGACCTCTGCTCCCCGGGTAAGCTCAAGCGCGTCGAAATAGCCGACATCCTGCGCGTGGCCGCCGAGGCCGAGCCCCGCCTCACCGCCCTGCTCCGCACCGTACTCGAGCAGCAGGGTTAG
- the sppA gene encoding signal peptide peptidase SppA codes for MRQFLKYVLATLTGLVLFGLVALIIGLGLLVSAVSGDSSVTVAKDSVLELKLDRPVAERESRESFGSLFSSQADNIGLEQLKLAIRRAKKDDDIKGIFLNVELVQAGMASLEEIRNELLDFKKSGKFIVAYNDIASEKSYYLTSVADKLYLNPQGTLEFNGLSSETYYYKNLFDKAGIEPYIFRVGSFKSAVEPYFRDSMSDSARLQTSSFLNSINDYMLQNVAKARGIAPARLKLISDSMLVHNADDAKRLGLVTNLGYYDQALDFMKGKVGIDEKKKLSLINLSDYADADDKDDDDDKSSGNRIAVIYADGDIVTGKGGNDNIGSTRFAEAIRKARLDDNVKAVVLRVNSPGGSSLASDIIYREVVLTKKVKPIVCSMSDVAASGGYFIAMACDTIVAHPNTITGSIGVFGVLPNIQPLLRDKLGITTDRVTTGKFSDLPTITRPLTAFEKQQLQQEVDRIYADFTTKAAAGRHMPVERLRRLASGRVWSGTEAKARGLVDVLGSFEDAVRIAARRANLKEDDYELQRLPRQRNMLESVFNTTSTEVRQHLIKEEMGPLYPVYEQYQKLSTMSGVQARMPFELNIQ; via the coding sequence ATGAGACAATTTCTGAAATACGTGCTGGCCACGCTCACCGGGCTGGTGCTGTTTGGGCTGGTGGCCCTCATTATCGGGCTGGGCCTGCTGGTGTCGGCCGTGAGCGGCGACAGCTCCGTGACGGTGGCCAAAGACTCGGTGCTGGAACTCAAGCTGGACCGCCCCGTGGCCGAGCGCGAAAGCCGGGAGTCGTTTGGGTCCCTCTTTAGCTCCCAGGCCGACAACATCGGGCTGGAACAGCTCAAGCTGGCCATTCGCCGGGCCAAAAAGGACGACGACATCAAGGGTATTTTCCTGAACGTGGAGCTCGTGCAGGCCGGCATGGCTTCGCTGGAGGAAATCCGCAACGAGCTGCTGGACTTCAAGAAGTCGGGCAAGTTCATCGTGGCCTACAACGACATTGCCTCCGAGAAAAGCTACTACCTGACCTCGGTGGCTGATAAGCTCTACCTCAACCCCCAGGGCACGCTCGAATTCAACGGCCTGAGCTCGGAGACCTACTACTACAAAAACCTGTTCGACAAGGCGGGCATCGAGCCCTACATCTTCCGCGTCGGCTCGTTCAAGAGCGCCGTGGAGCCCTACTTCCGCGACTCCATGTCGGACTCGGCCCGCCTGCAGACCTCGTCGTTTTTGAACTCCATCAACGACTACATGCTGCAAAACGTGGCCAAGGCCCGCGGCATCGCGCCGGCCCGCCTCAAGCTGATTTCCGACTCGATGCTGGTCCACAATGCCGACGACGCCAAGCGCCTCGGCCTGGTCACCAACCTGGGCTACTACGACCAGGCCCTCGATTTTATGAAGGGCAAGGTGGGAATCGACGAAAAGAAAAAGCTGAGCCTGATCAACCTCAGCGACTATGCCGACGCCGACGACAAGGACGATGACGACGACAAAAGCAGCGGCAACCGCATTGCCGTTATCTACGCCGACGGCGACATCGTGACCGGCAAGGGCGGCAACGACAACATCGGCAGCACCCGTTTCGCCGAAGCTATCCGCAAGGCCCGCCTCGACGATAACGTGAAGGCCGTGGTGCTGCGCGTAAACTCGCCCGGGGGCTCGTCGCTGGCCTCCGACATCATCTACCGCGAAGTGGTGCTGACCAAGAAAGTGAAGCCCATCGTGTGCTCCATGTCCGATGTGGCGGCTTCGGGCGGCTACTTCATTGCCATGGCCTGCGACACCATCGTGGCCCACCCCAACACGATTACCGGCAGCATCGGCGTGTTCGGGGTATTGCCCAACATTCAGCCCCTGCTGCGCGACAAGCTCGGCATCACCACCGACCGGGTCACGACCGGCAAGTTCTCCGATTTGCCCACCATCACCCGCCCGCTCACCGCCTTCGAGAAGCAGCAGCTCCAGCAGGAAGTGGACCGCATCTACGCCGACTTCACCACCAAGGCTGCTGCCGGCCGCCACATGCCCGTGGAGCGCCTGCGCCGCTTGGCCTCGGGTCGGGTATGGTCGGGTACCGAAGCCAAAGCCCGCGGCCTGGTCGACGTGCTCGGTTCGTTTGAGGACGCCGTGCGCATTGCCGCCCGCCGTGCCAATCTGAAGGAGGACGACTACGAGCTGCAGCGCCTGCCCCGCCAGAGAAACATGCTCGAAAGCGTGTTCAATACGACCAGCACCGAAGTGCGCCAGCACCTGATTAAGGAGGAAATGGGCCCGCTGTACCCCGTCTACGAGCAGTACCAGAAGCTCTCGACCATGAGCGGCGTGCAGGCCCGCATGCCGTTTGAGCTGAACATTCAATAG
- a CDS encoding DMT family transporter, with amino-acid sequence MKNTLRVHAALFVVAVIYAANYSLSKDVMPHYMGPFGIVTLRILGAALFFAVVSRLVAPQDRILGRADNIRSILCGLIGIGGNQLLFFSGLNFTSPINASLLQTIAPIVVVIASAILLREKITLLRVLGIVLGGIGAATVILSRHAGGVVYPNATLGNIFILLNATAFGVYLVIVTPLMRKYHPFTVLARIFLVGAFVAVPFGWRGVLAADYASFPLYIWAEIVYMIVCLTIMAYLLNNWALKYASPALLGVYIYLQPILAVLIAVALGKDHFTGARALQAALIFGGVFLVSRKPKPAPEPAAVPLEAVQD; translated from the coding sequence ATGAAAAATACGCTCCGCGTCCACGCGGCTTTATTCGTGGTGGCCGTCATTTACGCGGCCAACTATAGCCTGTCCAAAGATGTCATGCCGCACTACATGGGCCCCTTCGGCATCGTGACGCTGCGGATTCTGGGCGCGGCCCTGTTTTTTGCCGTCGTCAGCCGGCTGGTAGCGCCCCAGGACCGGATTCTGGGCCGGGCCGACAACATCCGCTCCATTCTCTGCGGCCTTATCGGCATCGGCGGCAACCAGCTGCTGTTCTTTTCGGGCCTGAACTTCACCTCGCCCATCAATGCCTCGCTGCTGCAAACCATTGCCCCGATTGTGGTGGTCATTGCCTCGGCCATTTTGCTGCGGGAGAAAATAACCTTGCTGCGGGTGCTGGGCATCGTGCTGGGCGGTATCGGGGCGGCCACCGTGATTCTGAGCCGGCACGCGGGCGGGGTGGTGTACCCCAATGCCACGCTGGGCAACATTTTCATTCTGCTCAACGCCACGGCTTTCGGGGTGTATCTGGTCATCGTCACGCCGCTGATGCGCAAGTACCACCCGTTTACGGTGCTGGCCCGCATTTTCCTGGTTGGGGCCTTCGTGGCCGTGCCCTTCGGCTGGCGGGGCGTGCTGGCCGCCGACTATGCCAGCTTCCCGCTCTACATCTGGGCCGAAATCGTGTACATGATTGTCTGCCTCACGATTATGGCCTATCTGCTCAACAACTGGGCCCTGAAGTACGCCTCCCCTGCCCTGCTGGGCGTCTACATTTATTTGCAGCCAATTCTGGCCGTGCTCATTGCCGTGGCGTTGGGCAAAGACCATTTCACGGGCGCCCGGGCCCTGCAGGCGGCCCTTATTTTTGGGGGCGTGTTCCTGGTAAGCCGCAAGCCCAAACCCGCCCCGGAGCCGGCTGCCGTGCCTTTGGAAGCGGTGCAGGACTAG
- a CDS encoding DUF4249 domain-containing protein, translated as MNTFFFHLHRFLRPFRLQPLAFSALLAVAAGCNLQKDIDVELPAFPPQLVVECYLEPGQVPRMTVSETVPYLSSPTPTLLTDVSVVLTLPSGQKEAFRFAPGLDTLTKKLYTHQGSKPLVAKPGDTFTLDVQDTHGRHVTGRATMPARVTIDSLIWKFNDKPTEERRAYLLVKFQDPAATADFYRLQIHQDSISDSPNRDLEVDDRLTNGQLMTLGTSYRYSTNDTLLVTLYHLDQPYFRFLQSVDDAQNANGNPFAQPAAVKSTVEGGVGVFTILSYHRRRIIIR; from the coding sequence ATGAATACCTTCTTTTTCCACCTTCACCGGTTTCTGCGCCCGTTTCGGCTTCAGCCCCTGGCTTTCAGTGCCCTGCTGGCGGTGGCGGCCGGCTGCAATCTGCAGAAGGACATCGACGTGGAGCTGCCCGCGTTTCCGCCCCAATTGGTGGTGGAGTGCTACCTGGAGCCCGGGCAGGTGCCGCGTATGACGGTCAGTGAAACGGTACCCTACCTGAGCAGCCCCACGCCGACCCTGCTCACCGACGTATCGGTGGTGCTTACGCTGCCCTCGGGCCAGAAAGAAGCCTTCCGCTTCGCCCCGGGTCTGGATACGCTCACCAAAAAGCTCTACACCCACCAGGGCAGCAAACCGCTGGTGGCCAAGCCCGGCGACACGTTCACCCTCGACGTGCAGGACACCCACGGCCGCCACGTCACGGGCCGAGCCACCATGCCGGCCCGGGTGACCATTGACTCGCTGATCTGGAAATTCAACGACAAGCCTACCGAGGAGCGGCGGGCCTATTTGCTGGTCAAGTTTCAGGACCCGGCCGCCACGGCCGACTTCTACCGCCTGCAGATTCACCAGGACAGCATTTCGGACAGCCCCAACCGTGACCTGGAAGTGGATGACCGCCTCACCAACGGGCAGCTCATGACGCTGGGTACCAGCTACCGGTACTCGACCAACGATACGCTGCTGGTCACGCTCTACCACCTCGACCAGCCCTACTTCCGGTTTTTGCAGTCGGTCGACGATGCCCAGAATGCCAACGGCAACCCCTTCGCCCAGCCCGCCGCCGTCAAGTCGACGGTAGAAGGTGGCGTGGGCGTGTTCACCATCCTGAGCTACCACCGCCGCCGGATTATTATCCGGTAG